The sequence CAGCGCATCGACGGCCAGCACCTGTTCGACCGGGCCGAGCACGACAGCCCGTTCCACCTGATCGCTACTGAACGGCAACCCCGGCGCATCCAGTAAACAGATGACCGCCGAACTACCGGCCACGCTCTGATTGATCCGCTCCGAGTCGAACAAATCGCCGGTTTTGGTGCGCAAACCCGGACGCGGTGCGAGTGCGGTCAAATCGTCGAGGATGGCAATGACTTCGTGCTGACGCCGCAGCAACTCAGCCATCAACGCGCTGCCCAGGCTACTCATGGCACCATAGAGCACCACTTTTACCGCCGGGGTTTCGGCATTTTTCATGGCTGATCCCTTTTCTTATCCCTTGTATGGCGTGTGACATACGGGCAACGCCGAGGGTTCGAACCGATTTCCGAGGGTTTGTGATGCAAGCAATCAAGGGCTACCACGCCCACGTCTATTTCGACGCCAATACCATTGAGCAGGCGCGGGCCTTGTGTGAGCAGGCTGCGAAGCTGTTTCCGTTGAAGATGGGCCGCGTCCACGAACGTCCGGTCGGGCCGCATCCGGACTGGAGTTGCCAATTGGCCTTCGACCCCGAGCTGATCGGCGAGGTGCTGCCGTGGCTGGCGCTCAATCGCCAAGGTCTGGTGGTGTTTATGCACCCGGACACTGGGGATGATTTGCTCGACCACACCGAACACGCGATCTGGATGGGTGCGATCCGGCCGCTGAATCTGTCGGTTTTTTAATCAGGCTCTATAAACCTACAGCGTTTCTTCAGCTTCGCCCGGAAGCTGCTCGTCCAGATGCAGCCAGGGCAATTGGCTGTCCGTCCAGATATGTCGCTCGGCCGGTGCCAGTTGCGGCTGATCCAGCGTGGCGATGGTCACGTCGATGCTCTCGGGGCTGAGCGACGTCACCAACGCCAGTTGCGCACCGCAGTTCGGGCAGAAGAAGCGCGCGCAACTGGCCGACGAGTCGTACCGCGATGGCGCCCCGGCCAGCCACTGGAAATTTGCCGCCGGCACGGTAATCCAGGTCGTGACGATTCCACCGCTGACTCGGCGACAAATCGAACAATGGCAATGGGCGATATCCTGCAACGCCCCGCTGAACTGATAACGAATGTGTCCGCAATGGCAGCCGCCGCTGTGCAATTCGCTCATTTCGAAGCTCCCCTTCCCGTGTTCATTGACTCTGGTTCGCATCCGACGGCCGGTTGACCGTTCATTCAAAGCTTTCTGCAGCGAAAGGTAGCTGAAAGCTTCCGCGATTAGCATCGCCTCCACTTCCGGCAACAGACCGGTTGGCCAACGCGTGTGATACCTCGCACGAACGGCCCAATTAACAACAACAATGGTGATTCTGATGTCCTCTGTAGCCCGCCTTTTCGCTGTCACTCCGCCCGTACGTCTCGTGCTTCCCGTTCTGCGCTGATCCCGTCCGATCTGCTCACTCAACTAGCCGCGCTACGCCTGGAGTATTCCCATGCTGACTTTCCTTGGCTTCGCCATGGTCATCACGTTCATGTTCCTGATCATGACCAAGCGCCTGTCCGCGCTGATCGCTCTGATCATCATCCCGATTGTCTTCGCCCTGTTCGGTGGTTTTGCACCGAAGATCGGTCCGATGATGCTCGAAGGCATCACCAAGCTGGCGCCGACCGGCGTGATGCTGATGTTCGCCATTCTCTATTTCGCCCTGATGATCGACTCCGGCCTGTTCGACCCGGCCGTGCGCAAGATTCTCAAACTGGTCAAGGGTGACCCGCTGAAGGTTTCGGTCGGCACCGCCGTACTGGCGCTCGTCGTTTCCCTCGATGGTGACGGCGCGACCACTTATATGATCTGCGTGGCCGCCATGCTGCCGCTGTACAGCCGCATCGGCATGAGCCCGCGGATCATGGCCGGCCTGATCATCCTCGCCGGTGGCGTGATGAACATGACCCCATGGGGCGGCCCGACTGCCCGTGCCGCCAGTGCGCTGCATGTCGATCCGTCGGACATTTTCGTGCCGATGATTCCGGCCATGGCCGCTGGTGTAGTGGCGATTCTGGTTATCGCTTATTTCTACGGTAAACGTGAACGTGCGCGTCTGGGTGAGCTGCATCTGGTTGGCGATGATATCGATCACAGCGAAATCAGCGTGTCGCAGTTCCCGGATGCCCGCCGTCCGAAACTGATCTGGTTCAACGGCGCCCTGACCTTCGGCCTGATGTGCACCCTGATCGCCGGCCTGCTGCCATTGCCGGTGTTGTTCATGGTCGCGTTCAGTATTGCCATGATCGTCAACTACCCTTGCCTGCAGATGCAGAAGGATCGCGTCGCGGCTCACGCCGGTAGCGTGCTGGCAGTGGTCGGGCTGATCTTTGCGGCGGGTATCTTCACCGGTATCCTGTCCGGCACCGGCATGGTCGATGCGATGTCGAAGAGCCTGTTGGCAGTGATTCCGGATTTCCTCGGCCCGTACCTGGCCGTGATCACGGCGCTGGTGAGCATGCCGTTCACCTTCTTCATGTCCAACGATGCGTTCTACTATGGCGTGTTGCCGGTGTTGGCCGAAGCCGCCAGCCACTATGGGATCACCGCAGTGGAAATGGCCCGTGCCTCGATCGTCGGTCAGCCCGTCCACTTGCTGAGCCCGTTGGTGCCATCGACCTATCTGTTGGTGGCCCTGGCTGGCATCGATTTCGGTGACCACCAGCGTTTCACCCTGAAATGGGCGATCCTGGTGTGTATCTGCATCCTGATTGCTGCACTGCTGTTGGGGACTTTCCCGGTGTTCAGCACTCTATAAGCCCAAGACTCACCGTTTCGGGTCCTGGCTTCGCGGTTTGAAGCCCGGACCTTTTTCGGTTTAACAATCGCTCAAAGGAATACACATGGAATGGCTGACCAACCCCGAAATCTGGGTTGCCTTCTTCACCCTGACCGCCCTGGAAATCGTCCTCGGCATCGATAACATCATCATGATTTCGATCCTGGTCAGCCGCATGCCCAAACACATGCAGCAGCGCACCCGGATCTTCGGTCTTGGCCTGGCCATGATCACCCGCATCCTGTTGCTGCTGTCGATCACCTGGGTCATGCGCCTCACCGCCGACCTGTTCGAAGTGTTCGGTCAGGGCATTTCCGGCCGTGACCTGATTCTGTTCTTCGGTGGTCTGTTCCTGCTGTGGAAGAGCTCGCAAGAGATGTACCACGCGCTGGAAGGCGAAGACGAAAGCGACGAAACCCCGGGCGGCAAGGGCGGCAACTTCCTCTACACCATCATCCAGATCGCGATCATCGACATCGTCTTCTCGCTGGATTCGGTGATCACTGCCGTGGGCATGGTGTCCCACGTGCCGGTGATGGTTGCGGCGATCGTTGTGGCCGTGCTGGTGATGATGCTGGCCTCGGGCAAGATCAGCGAGTTCATCGACAAGCACCCGTCGCTGAAGATGCTGGCGCTGTCGTTCCTGTTGGTGGTCGGTACCGTGCTGATTGCCGAGTCGTTCGACGTGCATGTGCCGAAAGGCTACGTCTACTTCGCCATGGCGTTCTCGCTGGCGGTGGAAGCGATCAACATCAAGCTGCGCGGCGCAATGGCCAAGAAGCGACAGCAGCAAGACCCGGTGAAACTGCGCAAGGACATTCCGGGCCAGTAACCCGGTAGTCTGGCAATACGCAGTACCCCTGTGGGAGCGAGCCTGCTCGCGAATACGGAGTGTCAGTCGACAGCAATGTTGGCTGATCCACCGCTTTCGCGAGCAGGCTCGCTCCCACATTTGTTTTGGGCAACACGCGGGAACCGTGTCGGATTCAGGTGGGTGAATGAACCCGTTTTCATGACACTTTTGTTTCAATCGACACTTTAGCTGTGCAATGCTGGCGCCCAGACCGTTAGCCAACTACAGCTTAAGTATCAAAAACGTAGAAACCGCGCGGTACCGTCAACTTGCCTCTCTGAGGCACTGCTAATACAGGGGGTCTGCATGCTCACCCTGCTCAATCTGCTTTCCGCCGTCGCCCTGCTGATCTGGGGCACGCACATCGTCCGAACCGGCATCCTGCGGGTGTACGGCACCAACCTGCGCCATGTGATTGGCCAGAACATGTCCAAGCGCTGGCTCGCCTTTGTCGCCGGCATCGTCGTCACCGCCATGGTGCAGAGCAGCAACGCCACCGCCATGCTCGTCACCTCCTTCGTCGGCCAGGGCCTGATGGCGCTGACCCCGGCGCTGGCGACCATGCTCGGCGCCGACGTCGGTACCGCGCTGATGGCGCGGGTGCTGACGTTTGACCTGTCATGGCTGTCGCCGCTGCTGATCTTTCTCGGGGTGATTTTCTTTCTGTCGCGCAAACAGACGCGGCTCGGGCAAATGGGCCGGGTGTCGATCGGCCTCGGGCTGATCATTCTCGCGCTGCAATTGATCGTTGAGGCTGCTGCGCCAATCACCCACGCGCAAGGGGTGAAGGTGATTTTCGCCTCGTTGACCGGTGACATTCTCCTCGACGCCTTGGTCGGCGCGTTGTTCGCGATGATTTCCTACTCAAGCCTCGCGGCCGTGCTGCTCACCGCGACGCTGGCCGGTGCTGCGGTCATCAGTTTGCCGGTGGCAATTGGTCTGGTGATCGGCGCCAATATCGGCAGCGGCGTGCTGGCGTTCATGAGCACCAGCATGCAGAACGCCGCCGGCCGGCAAGTGGCATTGGGCAGTCTGTTGTACAAACTCATTGGCCTGCTGCTGATCATCCCGGTGCTCGACCCGCTGGTGCACTGGATCGACAGCCTCGATTTCAGCCCGCAGGAAATGGTCATTGGCTTCCACTTGCTCTACAACACCGTGCGCTGCCTGATTCTGCTGCCAAGCGTCGGGCCAATGGCGCGCCTGTGTGCGTGGTTGCTGCCGGAGCGGCCGGAGGTCAACGGCACCGCCAAACCCCGTCATCTCGACGCCACCGCACTGGTCACGCCGAGTCTGGCGCTGGCCAACGCCGCACGGGAAACCCTGCGCATGGGCGACTTGCTCGACAACATGCTCGACGCGACCCTTGATGTGCTGCGCGGCAAACAGACTGCCGTCACCCAGGAAATACGTCGGCTGACCGACGACGTCGAAGCGCTGTACAGCGCAATCAAATTGTATTTGGCGCAGATGCCCCGCGAAGACCTCGGCGAGCAGGACAGTCGGCGCTGGGCCGAGATCATTGAGTTGGCGATCAACCTGAAGCTGGCCGCCGACCTGATCGAACGCATGCTGCGCAAGATCCAGCAGCAGAAGACTTCGCAGCGCCGTTCGTTTTCTGAAGAAGGTCTGGAGGATCTTGCTGGGTTGCAGCAGCAATTGATTGCTAACCTGCGTCTGGGTCTCTCGGTATTCCTCAGCGGTGACCGCGAAAGTGCCCGCCAGCTACTGCGCGAGAAACGCCGCTTTCGCGCACAGGAGCGCCGTCTGGCCCATGCGCATGTCAGCCGTTTGCAACGCAAGATCGTCCAGAGTCTGGAAACCAGTTCGTTGCACCTGGAGTTGATTGCCGACATGAAGCGCTTGAATTCACTGTTTTGCGGCAGTGCGTATGTGGTGCTGGAAACGGCCGACACCGGAGCGCTGGCGGCGGATGATATTGCCGACATTACGCATTCGCCTTGAACGACTGGGGCTGGGTTTAGTCAGTTACATTGATTCAGCCTTAAGACCTTCGCGAGCAGGTCGAATCGTCGCACCGTCGCCCCCACAGGGGAATGCGTTTCGAATGTGGGAGCGACGGTGCGACGATTCGACCTGCTCGCGAATGGCGGCCTGAATAGCGACACGGATCTCCAAATCAGCCGTATGGAAGCCTGTTATGCGTTGCCTGTTGTTCGCCTGTCTGTTGCTCGGTTCCCTGCCCGCCTTTGCCCTGGATCGTTTTCAGGTCGAAGGCTATGCGCTGCCCAACGGTTTGCAGTTGCTGCTCAAGCCCGGCACCGAGCGCGGGCATGTGGCGATCCGGCTGGTGGTCGGCGTCGGCCTCGATGATTTCGATTGCGATGACAAGGAGCTGCCGCACCTGCTTGAGCACTTGTTGTTCAGCGGCATCGACGCCACCGGCGAAGGCGGTTTAGAGGAGCGCATGCAGGCACTGGGCGGTGACTGGAACGCCTTCACCAGCAACGCCGACACCACGTTTGTCATCGAGGCCCCGGCGAAAAACCAGCGCAAAGTGCTCGACCTGCTGCTGGCTCTGCTTACGCAAACGCGCATCGACGACAACGCGATCAACGCCGCCAAACGGGTGGTCGAGCGCGAGGACGGTGGCCATTACACCCGGCTACAACGTTTTCTCGATCGTCAGGATCTCGGCCACACCGCGGCCAATCAACTCGCCGTCGAACTGGGCCTGAAATGCCCGCAGCGTGCCGAAGTCGGTCACCTGACTCAGGAGCAGTTGGAAAAGGTGCGCAAGGCCTGGTACGCGCCGAACAACATGACCCTGATCGTCGTCGGCGAACTCGACAAACTGCTGCCGGCTTACCTGGAACGCACCTGGGGGGCACTCGAAGCGGTTGAGCCTAGCGAACACCGTGCACTGCCAGACATCAGCACCAGCGCCGCCCATGAGCGCACCCTCACCCGTGGCTTTATCGGCGACAGCGCCAAGCTGCACTGGCTGGTGCCGGAGCCGGTGATCGATGATCAGTACGACCAGACCTTCGACATTCTCAAGGATTATCTGGACTGGGCGCTGTACCGGCAGATCCGCCTCAATCACGGTTTGTCCTATGGACCTTGGGCCGAGCGCGAAGTGTTTGGCGGTGTCGGCTTCATGAGCCTGAATGCCGATCTGGATCGCGATGATGTCGACGAAGCCATCCAGGTGCTGGAAGACCTCAAGGCCGATCTGCTGAAAAACGGCCTCGACCCGGACACCTTCGCGCGGATCAAACAGGCTTCCATCGCCCATCAAGCCTGGGCGGTGCAAGGCAACAGCGCGATGGCGGATTACTACTGGAGTGCGCTGAGTGATTACGAGGATGGCCGTTTCGCCAACCCGGCGCGCGAGCTGCAAGGGGTGACGCTGGAAGCGGCGAACAAGGCTATGCGCGAGTTGCTGCTGCAACCGGGGTATCTGCGGATCGAGAAGCCATTGATCAGTGATGATCAGGTGTTGTGGTTGAGTGCGGGTGGCTTGGGTCTGGTGTTGTTGATCCTGATCGGTTGGCGTTTGCATCACCGCCGCCGGCCGGCCGAGCACTAATCCTGTAGGAGTGAGCCTGCTCGCGAAAGCGGTGGGTCATACAACAAATGTGGTGACTGACCCACCGCATTCGCGAGCAGGCTCGCTCCCACAGGGTGAGTGGTGAATTTACTGACCGGCAGCCTCGCCACAGCGCCCGGCGGGCGCTACTCTGTCGAGGTTTTTTCCTATCCAGTCGTGAACCGCCCAAATGCCAAAAATACAGCTCCTGATCCAGCGCCTTCTCGAACTGATGAAGCGCTATCCCGGGGTCATTGCGCTTGGCGGTTTCATCTCCGGAGTCGGCAGTTTCATCATGGTCGATCGTCAGCAAGGGCTGGCGAGCTGGATCACCGTGATCATGCTGCTCAGCTGGATCTGGCTGATGCTGGAAAACACCCTGACCGGCCTCTTCACCCGCATCTTCAAACGCGAGATTCCCCAGCCGCTGCTGCGTTACGCGACGCAGATGATCCATCAGGAAAGTCTGTTTTTTGTCCTGCCATTCTTCTTCATCACCACGACCTGGAACAGTGGCCAGTTGTTTTTCACCGGCCTGCTCAGCGTCGCCGCTTTGATTTCCATCGTCGATCCGCTCTATTACAAATGGCTGGCGCCACGGCGCTGGGCGTTTCTCGCGCTGCACACCCTGACCCTGTTCGCCGCCCTGCTCACCGCATTGCCGGTGATCATGCACCTGACCACCGCGCAGAGCTTCAAGTGGGCGCTGGGCATTGCTGTGCTGCTGTCGTTCCCGAGTCTGGCGTCGATCTTCCCGATCCGCACGCTGCGCAATGCCCTGGCGATCTTGTGCATCACCGTCGGCATTGGCGGCGTCGGTTGGGCGCTGCGTTCGTGGGTGCCGCCGGCGACGCTGTGGATGACCGATGTGGCGATCAGCACGCAAATGCAGGATCGCACCCCCGGTGCCAGCCTCGACACGGTCAGTGCCGAACAGATTCGTGGTGATGGCCTCTACGCCTACACCGCGATCAATGCGCCGCGCGGGCTCGATGAGCGGATTTATCACGTCTGGCAATTCAACGGCAAAGAGGTCGACCGCATTGCCCTCGACATCCATGGCGGGCGCAAGGAAGGCTACCGGGCGTGGACGCACAAGCAGAACTTCCCCGGCAATCCGGCGGGCAAGTGGCAGGTGCGGGTGCTGACCGAGGATGGCCAGGTGATCGGCGTGCTGCGTTTCGAAGTCACGGACAGCACAGCGATCAAAGAAAAGTAATCGCGTTCGTGCTATTACGTTAGTTCGCCTAATAGCCGAACAAGCACGGAGCTTATGACCAGCAGTTCGATCAGCGGCAATGCCCAACTGGACACGTCGATCAGCCCTGCCCGCCTGCGGGTCACGGGGGACTGGACGCTTGTCCATTACGCCGAGCTCAAGCACCTGAGCGAAAAGCTCCACGGCCAGTACGACGCCAACACGCCGATTGATCTGAATAGCCTCGGCGCCCTCGACACGGCTGGCGCTTCGTTGCTGGTCGAACTGCTCGGCTCCGAGCGTCTCGGCAAATCCGCCGAACACCCCGATTGCACGCTCTCCTCCGCCGACCGCGCGCTGCTGCAAACCGTGTATCAATCGATGACTGATTTCTGCGTGCCGATCAAGGAGGCGGAAGTCAGCGTCAGCGTGCAACTGCTGACCCGGATCGGTCGCGCCGTGGAAACGGTCTGGCAAGACACCCTGCAAGTGCTGGGTTTCATCGGCCTGATCCTGGAAACCATCGCCCGTGGCCTGTTCCGGCCCAAACGCTGGCGCATCACGCCGATGATCGCGCACATCGAACAGACCGGCCTCGACGCCGCGCCGATCGTGGCGTTGCTGACCTTTCTGGTGGGTGCGGTGGTGGCGTTTCTCGGGGCTACGGTGCTGGCCAGTTTTGGCGCGACGATTTTTACCGTGGACCTGGTGGGCTTCTCGTTTTTGCGTGAATTCGGCGTGCTGCTCACGGCGATCCTGATGGCCGGGCGCACCGCCAGTGCCTTCACCGCGCAGATCGGCTCGATGAAGGCCAATGAAGAAATCGACGCGATCCGCACCCTCGGCCTCGACCCGATGGAGCTGCTGGTGGTGCCGCGTGTGCTGGCGATGCTGGTGGCGCTGCCGATGCTGACGTTTCTTGCGATGCTCTGCGGGATTATTGGCGGCGGTGTGGTCTGCGCGGTGTCGCTGGATATTTCGCCGGCGATGTTCCTGACACTGTTGCAATCGGACATCGGCATCCAGCATTTTCTGGTGGGGTTGGTGAAAGCGCCGATCTTCGCTTTCCTGATCGCCGCGATTGGCTGCCTGGAAGGCTTCAAGGTCAGCGGCAGTGCCGAGTCGGTCGGCGCACACACCACGTCTGCCGTGGTGCAATCGATTTTCGTGGTGATCGTGCTCGACGCGGTGGCCGCGCTGTTCTTCATGGAGATGGGCTGGTGAGTCGTCTACCCCGCGCGCCCTCGGAGGCGGTGATCGAAGTCCGTGGCCTGTGCAATCGTTTCGGCAGCCAGAGCGTGCACGAGAATCTCGATCTGGATTTGTACAAAGGCGAGATTCTCGCCGTGGTTGGCGGCTCCGGCAGCGGCAAATCGGTGTTGCTGCGCAGCATCGTCGGTTTGCGCCGGCCCAGCGAAGGCATGGTCAAAGTGTTTGGCAAGAACCTGCCGAGCCTGTCCGAGCATGAGCGTTCGCTGGTCGAGCGACGCTTCGGTGTGCTGTTCCAGAAAGGCGCGCTGTTCTCCTCACTGACGGTCACCGAGAACGTCGCCCTGCCCCTCATCGAACATGCGGGCCTCAGCCGCAACGATGCCGAGCATCTGGCGGCGGTGAAACTGGCGTTGGCCGGATTACCGCTGTCGGCGGCGGACAAATACCCGGCGTCGCTGTCCGGCGGCATGATCAAGCGTGCTGCGCTGGCGCGGGCCTTGGCGCTGGATCCGGATATTCTGTTTCTCGACGAGCCGACTGCCGGCCTTGATCCGATAGGCGCTGCGCAGTTCGATCAACTGATTCTGACCCTGCGCGATGCACTCGGCCTCAGCGTGTTTCTGGTGACTCACGACCTCGACACGCTCTACACCATTACCGACCGCGTGGCGGTGCTGGCGCAGAAAAAGGTCTTGGTCGCGGGGCCGATCGATGTGGTTTCGGAAACCGATGACGCATGGATTCACGAATACTTCCACGGCCCGCGCGGCCGCTCGGCGCTGGACGCCGCCAAATTGCTCAACGAGGTCTGACATGGAAACCCGAGCCCATCATGTGTTGATCGGCCTGTTCTCAGTGATTGTCGTGGCAGGCGCCCTGCTCTTCGGCCTGTGGCTGGCCAAGTCGAGCGTCGACACTGAGTTCAAGGATTACGAAATTGTCTTCAGCGAGGCGGTCAGCGGTTTGTCCAAGGGCAGCCCGGTGCAGTACAGCGGGATCAAGGTCGGCGACGTGATCAACCTGCGCCTTGATCCGAAAGATCCACGGCGCGTGCTGGCGCGGATTCGTTTGGCCGGTGACACGCCAGTCAAAGAAGACACACAGGCCAAACTGGCACTGGCCGGGATCACTGGCACATCGCTCATCCAGCTCAGCGGTGGCACGCCCGAGAGTCCGCAGCTCCGTGGTCACGACGGCAATCTGCCAACCATCGTCGCCTCACCCTCGCCTATCTCGCGACTGCTTAATGACTCTAACGATTTGATGACCGGGATCACCGCGCTGCTGCAGAACGCCAACCAGATGTTCTCCGCCGAAAACGTCGACCGCGTCAGCAAGACGCTCGCCCATCTGGAGCAAACCACCGGGACGATCAACGATCAGCGCGGCGATATCAAGCAGGCCATGCAGCAACTGGCGACCGTCGGCAAACAGGCCGGCAGCATGCTCGAACAGACGTCGCTGCTGATGCGCAACGCCAACGGTTTGATCAACGACCAGGGCAAACAGGCACTGGGCAGCGCCGAGCAGGCGATGAAGTCGCTGGAACAAAGCACGACCACCATCAGCACTTTGCTGAGCAAAAACGAAAACTCCCTCGACAACGGCATGCAGGGCCTCAATGGCCTGGCCCCGGCGATCCGCGAACTGCGTGAGACGCTGACCTCGTTGCGCGCTATTTCCCAACGCCTTGAGGCCAATCCCAGCGGTTACCTGCTGGGCCGTGACAAGAACAAGGAATTCACGCCATGAAGCTGACTCGACTCGCCCTCTTCGCTGCCGGTTTTTCCTTGATCAGCGCCTGTTCGATTCTGCCCAAGTCCGAGCCGGCGGATGTCTATCGCCTGCCAGCCGCACAGACGCCCGCCTCGGCCAGTTCGGCGTCGGCTCAATCGTGGTCGCTGCGGCTGAACAAGTTGCAGGCCAGTGAGGCTTTGAACCGGCCGACAATTGCGGTGATTCCTCAGGGCGATGTGATCAGCAGCTACAAGGGCTCGCGCTGGAGTGATCCGGCGCCGGTGCTGGTGCGTAATCGCTTGCTCGACGGGTTTGCGCGTGATGGTCGGGTGA comes from Pseudomonas sp. RU47 and encodes:
- a CDS encoding GFA family protein → MSELHSGGCHCGHIRYQFSGALQDIAHCHCSICRRVSGGIVTTWITVPAANFQWLAGAPSRYDSSASCARFFCPNCGAQLALVTSLSPESIDVTIATLDQPQLAPAERHIWTDSQLPWLHLDEQLPGEAEETL
- a CDS encoding DUF5924 family protein, whose amino-acid sequence is MPKIQLLIQRLLELMKRYPGVIALGGFISGVGSFIMVDRQQGLASWITVIMLLSWIWLMLENTLTGLFTRIFKREIPQPLLRYATQMIHQESLFFVLPFFFITTTWNSGQLFFTGLLSVAALISIVDPLYYKWLAPRRWAFLALHTLTLFAALLTALPVIMHLTTAQSFKWALGIAVLLSFPSLASIFPIRTLRNALAILCITVGIGGVGWALRSWVPPATLWMTDVAISTQMQDRTPGASLDTVSAEQIRGDGLYAYTAINAPRGLDERIYHVWQFNGKEVDRIALDIHGGRKEGYRAWTHKQNFPGNPAGKWQVRVLTEDGQVIGVLRFEVTDSTAIKEK
- a CDS encoding TerC family protein, with the protein product MEWLTNPEIWVAFFTLTALEIVLGIDNIIMISILVSRMPKHMQQRTRIFGLGLAMITRILLLLSITWVMRLTADLFEVFGQGISGRDLILFFGGLFLLWKSSQEMYHALEGEDESDETPGGKGGNFLYTIIQIAIIDIVFSLDSVITAVGMVSHVPVMVAAIVVAVLVMMLASGKISEFIDKHPSLKMLALSFLLVVGTVLIAESFDVHVPKGYVYFAMAFSLAVEAINIKLRGAMAKKRQQQDPVKLRKDIPGQ
- a CDS encoding ABC transporter ATP-binding protein, encoding MSRLPRAPSEAVIEVRGLCNRFGSQSVHENLDLDLYKGEILAVVGGSGSGKSVLLRSIVGLRRPSEGMVKVFGKNLPSLSEHERSLVERRFGVLFQKGALFSSLTVTENVALPLIEHAGLSRNDAEHLAAVKLALAGLPLSAADKYPASLSGGMIKRAALARALALDPDILFLDEPTAGLDPIGAAQFDQLILTLRDALGLSVFLVTHDLDTLYTITDRVAVLAQKKVLVAGPIDVVSETDDAWIHEYFHGPRGRSALDAAKLLNEV
- a CDS encoding M16 family metallopeptidase, with translation MRCLLFACLLLGSLPAFALDRFQVEGYALPNGLQLLLKPGTERGHVAIRLVVGVGLDDFDCDDKELPHLLEHLLFSGIDATGEGGLEERMQALGGDWNAFTSNADTTFVIEAPAKNQRKVLDLLLALLTQTRIDDNAINAAKRVVEREDGGHYTRLQRFLDRQDLGHTAANQLAVELGLKCPQRAEVGHLTQEQLEKVRKAWYAPNNMTLIVVGELDKLLPAYLERTWGALEAVEPSEHRALPDISTSAAHERTLTRGFIGDSAKLHWLVPEPVIDDQYDQTFDILKDYLDWALYRQIRLNHGLSYGPWAEREVFGGVGFMSLNADLDRDDVDEAIQVLEDLKADLLKNGLDPDTFARIKQASIAHQAWAVQGNSAMADYYWSALSDYEDGRFANPARELQGVTLEAANKAMRELLLQPGYLRIEKPLISDDQVLWLSAGGLGLVLLILIGWRLHHRRRPAEH
- a CDS encoding DOPA 4,5-dioxygenase family protein, whose product is MQAIKGYHAHVYFDANTIEQARALCEQAAKLFPLKMGRVHERPVGPHPDWSCQLAFDPELIGEVLPWLALNRQGLVVFMHPDTGDDLLDHTEHAIWMGAIRPLNLSVF
- a CDS encoding ABC transporter permease; protein product: MTSSSISGNAQLDTSISPARLRVTGDWTLVHYAELKHLSEKLHGQYDANTPIDLNSLGALDTAGASLLVELLGSERLGKSAEHPDCTLSSADRALLQTVYQSMTDFCVPIKEAEVSVSVQLLTRIGRAVETVWQDTLQVLGFIGLILETIARGLFRPKRWRITPMIAHIEQTGLDAAPIVALLTFLVGAVVAFLGATVLASFGATIFTVDLVGFSFLREFGVLLTAILMAGRTASAFTAQIGSMKANEEIDAIRTLGLDPMELLVVPRVLAMLVALPMLTFLAMLCGIIGGGVVCAVSLDISPAMFLTLLQSDIGIQHFLVGLVKAPIFAFLIAAIGCLEGFKVSGSAESVGAHTTSAVVQSIFVVIVLDAVAALFFMEMGW
- a CDS encoding CitMHS family transporter — protein: MLTFLGFAMVITFMFLIMTKRLSALIALIIIPIVFALFGGFAPKIGPMMLEGITKLAPTGVMLMFAILYFALMIDSGLFDPAVRKILKLVKGDPLKVSVGTAVLALVVSLDGDGATTYMICVAAMLPLYSRIGMSPRIMAGLIILAGGVMNMTPWGGPTARAASALHVDPSDIFVPMIPAMAAGVVAILVIAYFYGKRERARLGELHLVGDDIDHSEISVSQFPDARRPKLIWFNGALTFGLMCTLIAGLLPLPVLFMVAFSIAMIVNYPCLQMQKDRVAAHAGSVLAVVGLIFAAGIFTGILSGTGMVDAMSKSLLAVIPDFLGPYLAVITALVSMPFTFFMSNDAFYYGVLPVLAEAASHYGITAVEMARASIVGQPVHLLSPLVPSTYLLVALAGIDFGDHQRFTLKWAILVCICILIAALLLGTFPVFSTL
- a CDS encoding Na/Pi cotransporter family protein; its protein translation is MLTLLNLLSAVALLIWGTHIVRTGILRVYGTNLRHVIGQNMSKRWLAFVAGIVVTAMVQSSNATAMLVTSFVGQGLMALTPALATMLGADVGTALMARVLTFDLSWLSPLLIFLGVIFFLSRKQTRLGQMGRVSIGLGLIILALQLIVEAAAPITHAQGVKVIFASLTGDILLDALVGALFAMISYSSLAAVLLTATLAGAAVISLPVAIGLVIGANIGSGVLAFMSTSMQNAAGRQVALGSLLYKLIGLLLIIPVLDPLVHWIDSLDFSPQEMVIGFHLLYNTVRCLILLPSVGPMARLCAWLLPERPEVNGTAKPRHLDATALVTPSLALANAARETLRMGDLLDNMLDATLDVLRGKQTAVTQEIRRLTDDVEALYSAIKLYLAQMPREDLGEQDSRRWAEIIELAINLKLAADLIERMLRKIQQQKTSQRRSFSEEGLEDLAGLQQQLIANLRLGLSVFLSGDRESARQLLREKRRFRAQERRLAHAHVSRLQRKIVQSLETSSLHLELIADMKRLNSLFCGSAYVVLETADTGALAADDIADITHSP
- a CDS encoding ABC-type transport auxiliary lipoprotein family protein, which encodes MKLTRLALFAAGFSLISACSILPKSEPADVYRLPAAQTPASASSASAQSWSLRLNKLQASEALNRPTIAVIPQGDVISSYKGSRWSDPAPVLVRNRLLDGFARDGRVTLLSTDDSNFAADLELGGSLQAFQTEYQGSQASVVVRVDALLVRGYDQRILASRRFEERQPLSDVQVPAVVAGFGQASDRLTTKVVAWAVDQGQKLAPQRP
- a CDS encoding MlaD family protein — protein: METRAHHVLIGLFSVIVVAGALLFGLWLAKSSVDTEFKDYEIVFSEAVSGLSKGSPVQYSGIKVGDVINLRLDPKDPRRVLARIRLAGDTPVKEDTQAKLALAGITGTSLIQLSGGTPESPQLRGHDGNLPTIVASPSPISRLLNDSNDLMTGITALLQNANQMFSAENVDRVSKTLAHLEQTTGTINDQRGDIKQAMQQLATVGKQAGSMLEQTSLLMRNANGLINDQGKQALGSAEQAMKSLEQSTTTISTLLSKNENSLDNGMQGLNGLAPAIRELRETLTSLRAISQRLEANPSGYLLGRDKNKEFTP